A portion of the Stella humosa genome contains these proteins:
- a CDS encoding SDR family NAD(P)-dependent oxidoreductase: MGMAGKTVVVTGAARGIGRACAERFAAEGAKVAILDIEDEAGKRTAAEIGAKAEAAFFRCDVGIKEQVDATIDAVLERFGRIDVLINNAGIMRRYDFLDLPEEDFDAVIQTNLKSVFLCGQRVARHMVERGGGGAIVNMSSTSVIMTMPTISPYAASKGGISSLTRAMSLSLAPHKIRVNAIGPGTIVTELNRESLLSDPVSRDRILSRTPLGRFGTGADVAGVAFFLAGEDAGYMTGQTVYVDGGRGGLNYTVPVAPQP; encoded by the coding sequence ATGGGTATGGCTGGCAAGACGGTGGTGGTCACGGGCGCGGCACGCGGCATCGGCCGCGCCTGCGCGGAGCGGTTCGCGGCCGAGGGCGCCAAGGTGGCGATCCTCGACATCGAAGACGAGGCGGGCAAGCGCACGGCCGCCGAGATCGGTGCGAAGGCGGAGGCCGCGTTCTTCCGCTGCGACGTCGGCATCAAGGAGCAGGTCGACGCGACGATCGACGCCGTGCTGGAACGCTTCGGCCGGATCGACGTCCTGATCAACAATGCAGGCATCATGCGCCGCTACGATTTCCTCGACCTGCCGGAGGAGGATTTCGATGCCGTCATCCAGACCAATCTCAAGTCGGTCTTCCTCTGCGGCCAGCGCGTGGCGCGGCACATGGTGGAGCGTGGCGGCGGCGGTGCCATCGTCAACATGTCGTCCACCAGCGTCATCATGACGATGCCGACCATTTCGCCATATGCGGCATCCAAGGGTGGCATCTCGTCGCTGACGCGGGCGATGTCGCTCAGCCTTGCCCCCCACAAGATCCGCGTCAACGCGATCGGCCCAGGCACTATCGTGACCGAACTCAATCGGGAGAGCCTCTTGTCCGACCCGGTCAGTCGCGACCGCATCCTGTCGCGAACGCCGCTCGGCAGGTTCGGCACCGGCGCCGATGTTGCCGGCGTGGCGTTCTTTCTTGCGGGCGAGGATGCCGGCTACATGACCGGTCAGACCGTGTATGTCGATGGCGGCCGCGGCGGTCTCAACTACACCGTTCCGGTCGCTCCCCAGCCATAG
- a CDS encoding FadR/GntR family transcriptional regulator translates to MSLGAMKFETLKPVKAAQLIAQRVRDAVLSGELAVGDRLPTEKELIKQLGYSRAVVREGLRLLESDGLIHLQAGRNGGAVISSPNTERLVSSLNTILRLQSTTVAEVHEAQRLIEPLVIQLACDRATVEDIAAVRRTIELIEENPGDKDLVLEQSNRFHTLLGEAAHNNVMAIITTLMREVVIQMAYSGDAAEALTIARIHRRILDAVEARDVKAATRRALRHLDATECVMTTREPAVADATVVPLGRRKAASTARVAVAKD, encoded by the coding sequence GTGTCGCTTGGAGCCATGAAGTTCGAGACGTTGAAGCCGGTGAAGGCAGCCCAGTTGATCGCCCAGCGCGTGCGCGACGCCGTGCTGTCGGGCGAGCTTGCGGTGGGCGACCGGCTGCCGACCGAGAAGGAACTGATCAAGCAGCTAGGATACAGCCGGGCGGTGGTCCGCGAGGGCCTGCGGCTGCTGGAATCGGATGGGCTGATCCATCTCCAGGCCGGGCGCAATGGCGGCGCCGTCATCAGCAGCCCGAACACCGAGCGGCTCGTCTCCAGCCTGAACACCATCCTGCGCCTGCAAAGCACGACCGTGGCCGAGGTGCACGAAGCCCAGCGGCTGATCGAGCCCCTGGTAATCCAGCTCGCCTGCGACCGCGCGACGGTCGAGGACATCGCCGCCGTCCGCCGCACCATCGAGCTGATCGAGGAGAATCCGGGCGACAAGGACCTGGTGCTGGAGCAAAGCAACCGCTTCCACACGCTGCTGGGCGAGGCCGCCCACAACAACGTCATGGCCATCATCACCACGCTGATGCGCGAGGTCGTGATCCAGATGGCCTATAGCGGCGATGCGGCCGAGGCGCTGACCATCGCGCGCATCCACCGCCGGATCCTCGACGCCGTCGAGGCGCGCGACGTCAAGGCCGCGACCCGCCGCGCCCTGCGCCATCTCGATGCCACGGAATGCGTGATGACGACGCGCGAGCCGGCGGTGGCCGACGCGACCGTGGTGCCGCTCGGCCGGCGCAAGGCCGCCAGTACCGCGCGGGTGGCAGTGGCCAAGGACTGA
- a CDS encoding branched-chain amino acid transaminase, producing MAASADFVWKDGRIVPWAEATVHVSAETVLRGANVFEGMRAYWSEAEKELYIFKNKEHLRRLRQSCKIMRMTVPYSDDEFTQAFIDLLRANKFTAGVHFRPVVYFGEGESYAWKPEDIHNGAFVIAYSRPHAPSIKNGIKSCVSTWRRNSDNASPSRVKAAANYHNSRLAQVEAKMNGFGPPIMLNDRGEVAESPGACFMMVRDGVVITPPVSADILESITRQTLIDLYREELGVTVIERDIDRTELYIADETFFCGSGAEVQPITAVDHYDVGDGKVGPLTRRIQDLYFDIAAGKVDKFRHWLTPVYGNSRP from the coding sequence ATGGCGGCCAGTGCGGATTTCGTGTGGAAGGATGGACGGATCGTGCCGTGGGCCGAGGCCACGGTGCATGTCTCGGCCGAGACGGTGCTGCGCGGCGCCAACGTGTTCGAGGGCATGCGCGCCTACTGGAGCGAGGCCGAGAAGGAACTCTACATCTTCAAGAACAAGGAGCACCTGCGCCGCCTGCGCCAGTCCTGCAAGATCATGCGGATGACGGTGCCCTACAGCGACGACGAGTTCACCCAGGCCTTCATCGACCTGTTGCGCGCCAACAAGTTCACCGCCGGCGTCCACTTCCGCCCCGTGGTCTATTTCGGCGAGGGCGAATCCTATGCCTGGAAGCCCGAGGACATCCACAACGGCGCCTTCGTCATCGCCTATTCGCGGCCGCACGCGCCCTCGATCAAGAACGGCATCAAGAGCTGCGTCAGCACCTGGCGGCGCAACTCCGACAATGCCTCGCCGTCGCGGGTGAAGGCGGCCGCCAACTACCACAATTCCCGCCTGGCCCAGGTCGAGGCGAAGATGAACGGCTTCGGCCCGCCGATCATGCTGAACGACCGCGGCGAGGTGGCCGAGAGCCCCGGCGCCTGCTTCATGATGGTGCGCGACGGCGTCGTCATCACGCCGCCGGTCAGCGCCGACATCCTGGAGAGCATCACGCGCCAGACCCTGATCGACCTCTATCGCGAGGAGCTGGGCGTCACCGTCATCGAGCGCGACATCGACCGCACCGAGCTCTACATCGCCGACGAGACCTTCTTCTGCGGCAGCGGCGCCGAGGTCCAGCCGATCACCGCCGTCGACCACTACGACGTCGGCGACGGCAAGGTCGGCCCCCTCACCCGCCGGATCCAGGACCTCTATTTCGACATCGCCGCCGGCAAGGTCGACAAGTTCCGCCACTGGCTCACGCCGGTATACGGCAACAGCCGCCCCTGA
- a CDS encoding thiamine pyrophosphate-binding protein has translation MPTTVEVLAQAFEEMGTPFIVGHPGGESVELMQAARERGMRFILMKQETAGAMLAATWGEITGSPGVCLSTRGPGAANMVNGVAHAWMDRCPLITITDQYSAPTYEIGLRQRLDQRALYAPVTKWSTSINAKTVRQQLRRAVRTACALPPGPVQFDMPQSETTREAGEATSEGPLLPQIVPMIPDRDALKEPLAVLAKARKPILLVGLGVYWSRASAELVALAERLGAPVLTTSKCKGAIPEDHPLRAGCIIGGLIERKLILESDLIVTVGLDAIELQPKPWPYSLPVMSLAGTPNLDAVVPAAPEVVGDLKSILAGLAQWAPEGSGWGEKAARTFREEVVAALDTPATGLSPQRAMEVARAVLPRDTIATCDAGASRLLVVQKWQSYGPREFLTSNGLGSMGFAIPGALAARLAHPDRPVVAFTGDGGFMMAVAELQTSVREALPIIVVVLDDEEIGLIRVKQEIKGLPTYGVKMGGMDWEKLAQGFGADGVVVDTEHALGDALQAALKTGRTTVIAARIDASGYVAQFNALREL, from the coding sequence ATGCCGACCACCGTTGAGGTCCTGGCCCAGGCGTTCGAGGAGATGGGGACGCCGTTCATCGTCGGGCACCCCGGCGGCGAATCGGTGGAACTGATGCAGGCCGCGCGCGAGCGCGGCATGCGCTTCATCCTGATGAAGCAGGAAACGGCCGGCGCCATGCTGGCCGCCACCTGGGGCGAGATCACCGGCTCGCCCGGCGTCTGCCTGTCGACGCGCGGGCCAGGTGCGGCCAACATGGTGAACGGCGTCGCCCATGCCTGGATGGACCGCTGCCCCCTCATCACCATCACCGACCAGTATTCGGCGCCGACCTACGAGATCGGCCTGCGGCAGCGGCTGGACCAGCGGGCGCTCTATGCCCCGGTGACGAAATGGTCGACGTCGATCAATGCCAAGACCGTCCGCCAGCAACTGCGCCGCGCGGTGCGCACCGCCTGCGCCCTGCCGCCGGGGCCGGTGCAATTCGACATGCCGCAGAGCGAGACCACGCGCGAAGCCGGGGAGGCCACGAGCGAGGGCCCGCTGCTGCCGCAGATCGTGCCGATGATCCCCGATCGGGACGCGCTGAAGGAGCCGCTGGCGGTGCTGGCGAAGGCGCGCAAGCCGATCCTTCTGGTCGGGCTCGGCGTCTACTGGAGCCGGGCTTCGGCCGAATTGGTGGCGCTAGCCGAGCGGCTGGGCGCGCCGGTCCTGACCACGTCGAAGTGCAAGGGCGCCATCCCCGAGGATCACCCGCTGCGCGCGGGCTGCATCATCGGCGGGCTGATCGAGCGCAAGCTGATCCTGGAATCCGACCTGATCGTCACGGTCGGGCTGGACGCCATCGAACTGCAGCCCAAGCCCTGGCCCTATTCGCTGCCGGTGATGTCGCTGGCCGGGACGCCCAACCTCGATGCCGTGGTGCCGGCGGCGCCCGAGGTGGTGGGCGACCTGAAGTCGATCCTGGCGGGCCTGGCACAGTGGGCGCCCGAGGGCAGCGGCTGGGGCGAGAAGGCGGCGCGCACCTTCCGCGAGGAGGTGGTGGCGGCGCTCGACACGCCGGCCACCGGCCTGTCGCCGCAGCGCGCGATGGAGGTCGCCCGCGCCGTCCTGCCGCGCGACACGATCGCTACTTGCGATGCCGGCGCCAGCCGGCTGCTGGTGGTGCAGAAGTGGCAGTCCTACGGCCCGCGCGAGTTCCTCACCTCCAACGGCCTGGGCTCGATGGGCTTTGCCATTCCGGGCGCGCTGGCCGCCCGGCTGGCCCATCCGGACCGGCCGGTGGTGGCCTTCACGGGTGACGGCGGCTTCATGATGGCGGTGGCCGAGTTGCAGACCTCGGTGCGCGAGGCGCTGCCGATCATCGTCGTCGTCCTCGACGACGAGGAGATCGGGCTGATCCGCGTGAAGCAGGAGATCAAGGGCCTGCCGACCTATGGCGTGAAGATGGGCGGCATGGACTGGGAGAAGCTGGCCCAAGGCTTCGGCGCCGACGGCGTCGTGGTCGACACCGAGCATGCGCTGGGCGATGCGTTGCAGGCGGCCTTGAAGACCGGTCGCACCACCGTGATCGCCGCCCGCATCGACGCGTCCGGCTACGTCGCGCAGTTCAACGCCCTGCGCGAACTGTAA
- a CDS encoding hydantoinase/oxoprolinase family protein, with protein sequence MDQSTRIGVDVGGTFTDFVMVDEARGQIFTGKRLTTPGDPSIAIIDGTERLLGEAGTPISAVDSIVHGTTLVTNTVIERKGARVGLITTRGFRDSIEMGSEIRYDLYDLFLERPEPLAPRYLRLEVDERMDAAGQVLRPLDPADVRAAGEALLKEGVEAIAVCFLHGYRNDAHEKIAKAVLLELAPDLPVCISSEVAPEIREFERGSTTVANAYVLPLMRDYLARLESRLREMGLTGTLYVMLSGGGITTIRAAQQFPIRLIESGPAAGAMGASFYSRLIGEDHLISFDMGGTTAKMCLIDEGRPEHAHEFEAARVRRFRKGSGLPLKVPVIDLIEIGAGGGSLARVDQMGLLKVGPESAGSQPGPVCYSRGGTEPAVTDADLLLGYLSPEYFLGGEMALDLEGVRSALAERVARPLGLSVTQAAAGIHSIVNENMAAATRMYIAEKGRDPRRYAMIAFGGAGPVHAYGLAKLLKLRRIICPLGAGVMSALGFLVAPSAIDFVRSYVSRLDGIDWDHLNRLFDEMEEEGRRLLADAGVTQVEIRRHADMRYVGQGFEISVPMPEGRLGPDSLAALQDQFFTTYERLFDRRITEVPIEALTWRLSASGPVPDIRLNFAGAHTEKGDALKGMRDVYFPETGFVACPVYSRYALLEGAELRGPAVIEERESTVVVGPDARVSVDRYLNLIIDIDPPAQAVESREEEHADHR encoded by the coding sequence GTGGACCAGAGCACGCGGATCGGCGTCGATGTCGGTGGCACCTTCACCGACTTCGTCATGGTGGACGAGGCGCGCGGCCAGATCTTCACGGGCAAGCGCCTGACCACGCCGGGTGATCCCAGCATCGCCATCATCGACGGCACCGAGCGCCTGCTGGGCGAGGCCGGCACGCCGATCAGCGCGGTGGACAGCATCGTCCACGGGACGACGCTGGTGACGAACACCGTCATCGAGCGCAAGGGGGCCAGAGTCGGGCTGATCACGACCCGCGGCTTCCGCGATTCGATCGAGATGGGCAGCGAGATCCGCTACGACCTCTACGATCTGTTCCTGGAGCGGCCGGAGCCGCTGGCGCCCCGCTACCTGCGCCTGGAAGTCGACGAGCGCATGGACGCCGCGGGCCAGGTGCTGCGCCCGCTCGACCCGGCCGACGTGCGGGCGGCGGGCGAGGCCCTGCTGAAGGAAGGGGTCGAGGCGATCGCCGTGTGCTTCCTGCATGGCTATCGCAACGATGCCCACGAGAAGATCGCCAAGGCCGTGCTGCTGGAACTGGCCCCCGACCTGCCGGTCTGCATCTCCTCGGAGGTGGCGCCCGAGATCCGCGAGTTCGAGCGCGGCAGCACCACGGTCGCCAACGCCTACGTCCTGCCGTTGATGCGCGACTACCTGGCGCGGCTGGAAAGCCGGCTGCGCGAGATGGGGCTGACCGGCACCCTCTACGTGATGCTGTCGGGCGGCGGCATCACCACCATCCGGGCGGCCCAGCAGTTCCCCATCCGCCTGATCGAATCCGGCCCCGCGGCCGGCGCCATGGGCGCCTCGTTCTATAGCCGGCTGATCGGCGAGGACCATCTGATCTCGTTCGACATGGGCGGCACCACGGCCAAGATGTGTCTGATCGACGAGGGCCGGCCCGAGCATGCGCACGAGTTCGAGGCGGCCCGCGTGCGCCGCTTCCGCAAGGGCTCCGGCCTGCCGCTGAAGGTGCCGGTCATCGACCTGATCGAGATCGGCGCCGGTGGCGGCTCGCTGGCCCGCGTCGATCAGATGGGCCTCCTGAAGGTGGGGCCGGAGAGTGCCGGCTCCCAGCCGGGACCCGTCTGCTACAGCCGCGGCGGCACCGAGCCGGCGGTGACCGATGCCGACCTGCTGCTGGGCTACCTGTCGCCGGAATATTTCCTGGGCGGCGAGATGGCGCTCGACCTGGAGGGCGTGCGCTCGGCCCTGGCCGAGCGTGTCGCGCGCCCCCTCGGCCTGTCGGTCACCCAGGCCGCTGCCGGCATCCACAGCATCGTCAACGAGAACATGGCGGCCGCCACCCGCATGTACATCGCCGAGAAGGGGCGCGACCCGCGGCGCTACGCGATGATCGCCTTCGGCGGGGCGGGCCCGGTGCATGCCTATGGCCTGGCCAAGCTGCTGAAGCTGCGCCGCATCATCTGCCCGCTGGGGGCGGGCGTGATGTCGGCCTTGGGCTTCCTGGTGGCGCCGTCCGCCATCGACTTCGTGCGCAGCTACGTCTCGCGGCTGGATGGCATCGACTGGGATCACCTCAACCGCCTGTTCGACGAGATGGAGGAGGAGGGGCGCCGCCTGCTGGCCGATGCCGGCGTCACCCAGGTCGAGATCCGTCGCCATGCCGACATGCGCTATGTCGGCCAGGGATTCGAGATCAGCGTGCCGATGCCGGAGGGCCGTCTCGGCCCGGACTCGCTGGCCGCCCTCCAGGACCAGTTCTTCACGACCTACGAGCGTCTTTTCGACCGGCGCATCACCGAGGTGCCGATCGAGGCCCTGACCTGGCGGCTCAGCGCGTCCGGGCCGGTGCCCGACATCCGCCTGAACTTCGCCGGCGCCCATACCGAGAAGGGCGATGCCCTCAAGGGCATGCGCGACGTCTATTTCCCCGAGACCGGCTTCGTCGCCTGCCCCGTCTACAGCCGCTATGCGCTGCTGGAAGGGGCCGAGTTGCGCGGGCCCGCGGTGATCGAGGAGCGCGAGTCGACCGTGGTCGTCGGCCCTGACGCGCGCGTCTCCGTCGACCGCTATCTCAATCTCATCATCGACATAGATCCACCCGCCCAAGCGGTGGAATCGCGGGAGGAAGAACATGCCGACCACCGTTGA
- a CDS encoding hydantoinase B/oxoprolinase family protein encodes MPDTSRTEFDPVSLEIFWSRLISIADESAAALLRTSFSTIVRESNDFATALMDANGDSLSENTAGIPSFVGILPRTLKHFLARYPKDQWRPGDIVMTNDPWMATGHLPDVTMAAPIFHRGRLVGFSGSIAHLPDIGGAPWGCDARELFEEGLRIPPLKFYSEGRQNAELTEMILGNVRVPDQVMGDLQAQVTSNRVCARRLAEFLDDAGMVDLTSLSRALQDRAEIAMRRAIEAVPDGVYHSSVDADGFDADETHIECTITVKGSDLHIDYAGTSKQIGRGLNSVMNYTYAYSVYPIKCALDPMTPRNEGSYRSVTVDAPLGSILNPRYPAPCNARQLTGHLLAGAIYGALAQAVPEKVTAESGSAPTLRSVYGGVDHQGNRFSQILFASGGMGASAVKDGLATTAFPTNAGAGSIEAFESISPLIVWKKEFRTDSGGPGTFRGGLGQDVEVEVRSPEPVRLSLLSDRQKYAPRGLLGGKEGALVSVTLADGTKPHPKSRSMLVPGDRLSMRFSGGGGYGDPGARDPAAVARDVRDGYVSAEAAARDYGVEQ; translated from the coding sequence ATGCCCGATACATCGCGCACCGAATTCGACCCGGTCTCGCTCGAGATATTCTGGAGCCGGCTGATCTCCATCGCCGACGAATCGGCCGCCGCCCTGCTGCGCACCTCCTTCTCGACGATCGTGCGCGAATCGAACGACTTCGCCACCGCCCTGATGGACGCCAACGGCGACTCCCTGTCCGAGAACACGGCCGGCATCCCGTCCTTCGTCGGCATCCTGCCGCGGACGCTGAAGCACTTCCTGGCACGCTATCCCAAGGACCAGTGGCGCCCCGGCGACATCGTCATGACCAACGACCCGTGGATGGCGACCGGCCACCTGCCGGACGTGACGATGGCGGCCCCCATCTTCCATCGCGGCCGGCTGGTCGGCTTCTCGGGCTCGATCGCCCACCTGCCGGATATCGGCGGGGCGCCCTGGGGCTGCGACGCGCGCGAACTGTTCGAGGAGGGGCTGCGCATCCCGCCCCTGAAGTTCTATTCCGAGGGCCGGCAGAATGCCGAGCTGACCGAGATGATCCTCGGCAACGTACGCGTCCCCGACCAGGTGATGGGCGATCTCCAGGCGCAGGTGACCTCCAACCGCGTCTGCGCCCGACGCCTGGCCGAGTTCCTGGACGATGCGGGGATGGTCGACCTCACCTCGCTGTCGCGCGCGTTGCAGGACCGGGCGGAGATCGCCATGCGCCGGGCCATCGAGGCGGTGCCGGACGGGGTCTACCATTCCAGCGTCGACGCCGACGGCTTCGATGCCGATGAGACGCACATCGAATGCACGATCACCGTGAAGGGGTCGGACCTGCATATCGACTATGCCGGCACGTCCAAGCAGATCGGCCGCGGGCTGAACTCCGTGATGAACTACACCTACGCCTACTCGGTCTATCCCATCAAATGCGCGCTCGACCCGATGACGCCGCGCAACGAGGGGTCGTACCGCTCTGTCACGGTCGACGCGCCGCTGGGCTCGATCCTGAACCCGCGGTATCCGGCGCCCTGCAACGCGCGCCAGTTGACCGGCCACCTCCTGGCCGGCGCCATCTATGGCGCGCTGGCGCAGGCGGTGCCGGAGAAGGTGACGGCGGAGTCCGGCAGCGCGCCCACCCTGCGCTCGGTCTATGGCGGCGTCGACCACCAGGGCAACCGCTTCTCGCAGATCCTCTTCGCCAGCGGCGGCATGGGCGCGTCTGCCGTGAAGGACGGGCTGGCGACGACGGCCTTCCCCACCAATGCCGGCGCCGGCAGCATCGAGGCCTTCGAGAGCATCTCGCCCCTGATCGTCTGGAAGAAGGAATTCCGGACGGATTCGGGCGGGCCGGGCACCTTCCGCGGCGGGCTCGGCCAGGATGTCGAGGTGGAGGTGCGCTCGCCCGAGCCGGTGCGCCTGTCGCTCTTGTCCGATCGCCAGAAGTACGCCCCGCGCGGCCTGCTGGGCGGCAAGGAGGGGGCGCTCGTTTCGGTGACGCTGGCTGACGGCACCAAGCCCCATCCCAAGTCCCGCAGCATGCTGGTGCCGGGCGACCGGCTGTCGATGCGCTTCAGCGGCGGCGGCGGGTATGGCGACCCGGGCGCGCGCGACCCGGCGGCCGTCGCCCGCGACGTGCGCGACGGCTACGTGTCCGCCGAGGCGGCGGCACGGGACTACGGGGTCGAGCAGTGA